In Rhinopithecus roxellana isolate Shanxi Qingling chromosome 4, ASM756505v1, whole genome shotgun sequence, a single genomic region encodes these proteins:
- the ZNF292 gene encoding zinc finger protein 292, whose translation MADEEAEQERLSRGEGGCVAELQRLGEQLQELERQLRESRVPAVEAATDYCQQLCQTLLEYAEKWKTSEDPLPLLEVYTVAIQSYVKARPYLTSECENVALVLERLALSCVELLLCLPVELSDKQWEQFQSLVQVAHEKLMENGSCELHFLATLAQETGVWKNPVLCTILSQEPLDKDKVNEFLAFEGPILLDMRIKHLIKTHQLSQATALAKLCSDHPEIGSKGSFKQTYLVCLCTSSPNEKLIEEISEVDCKDALEMICNLESEGDEKSALVLCTAFLSRQLQQGDMYCAWELTLFWSKLQQRVEPSIQVYLERCRQLSLLTKTVYHIFFLIKVINSETEGAGLATCIELCVKALRLESTENTEVKISICKTISCLLPDDLEVKRACQLSEFLIEPTVDAYYAVEMLYNQPDQKYDEENLPIPNSLRCELLLVLKTQWPFDPEFWDWKTLKRQCLALMGEEASIVSSIDELNDSEVYEKVDYQEESKETSMNGLSGGVGANSGLLKDIGDEKQKKREIKQLRERGFISARFRNWQAYMQYCVLCDKEFLGHRIVRHAQKHYKDGIYSCPICAKNFNSKETFVPHVTLHVKQSSKERLAAMKPLRRLGRPPKITTANENQKTNTVAKQEQRPIKKNSLYSTDFIVFNDNDGSDDENDDKDKSYEPEVIPVQKPVPVNEFNCPVTFCKKGFKYFKNLIAHVKGHKDNEDAKRFLEMQSKKVICQYCRRHFVSVTHLNDHLQMHCGSKPYICIQMKCKAGFNSYAELLTHRKEHQVFRAKCMFPKCGRIFSEAYLLYDHEAQHYNTYTCKFTGCGKVYRSQGELEKHLDDHSTPPEKVLPPEAQLNSSGGSIQPSEMNQNTAENTEKERSVLPSENNIENSLLADRSDAWDKSKAESTVTKQDQISASELRQVNGPLSNGLENSATTPLLQSSEVAVSIKVSLNQGIEDNFGKQENSTVEGNGESLVTDLHTPVEDTCNDLCHAGFQERKEQDCFNEAQVTQNSLVNSETLKIGDLTPQNLERQVNNLMTFSVQNQAGFQNNLPTSKFECRDNVKTSSNLYNLPLKTLESIAFVPPQPNLSNSLGTPSVPPKAPVQKFSCQVEGCTRTYNSSQSIGKHMKTAHPDQYAAFKMQRKNKKGQKANNLNTPNNGKFVYFLPSPVNSSNNAFFTSQTKANGNPTCSAQLQHVSPPIFPAHLASVSTPLLSSMESVINPNITSQDKNEQGGMLCSQMENLPNTALPAQMEDLTKTVLPLNIDSGSDPFLPLPAESSSMSLFPSPADSGTNSVFSQLENNTNHYSSQMEGNTNSSFLKGGNGENAVFPSQVNVADNFSSPNDQQSAPEKVKKDRGRGPNGKERKPKHNKRAKWPAIIRDGKFICSRCYRAFTNPRSLGGHLSKRSYCKPLDGAEIAQELLQSNGQPSLLASMILSTNAVNLQQPQQSTFNPEACFKDPSFLQLLAAENRSPTFLPNTFPRPGVTNFNTSVSQEGSEIIKQALETAGIPSTFEGAEMLSHVSTSCVSDTPQVNATVIPNPAVPPLLQTVCHPNTLLTNQNRTSNSKTSSIEECSTLPVFPTNDLLLKTVENGLCSSSFPNSGGPSQNFTSNSSRVSVISGPQNTRSSHLNKKGNSASKRRKKVAPPLIAPNSSQNLVTSDLTTMGLIAKSVEIPTTNLHSNVIPGCEPQTLVENLTQKLNNVNNQLFVTDVKENFKTNVESHTVLAPLTLKTENGDSQMMALNSCTTSINSDLQISEDNVIQNFEKTLEIIKTAMNSQILEVKSGSQGAGETSQNAQINYNIQLPSVNTVQNNKLPDSSQFSSFISVMPTKSNIPQSEVSHKEDQIQEILEGLQKLKLENDLSPPASQCVLINTSVTLTPTPVKSTADVTVVQPVSEMINIQFNDKVNKPFVCQNQGCNYSAMTKDALFKHYGKIHQYTPEMILEIKKNQLKFAPFKCVVPTCTKTFTRNSNLRAHCQLVHHFTTEEMVKLKIKRPYGRKSQSENLSAPRSTQVKKQLAMTEENKKESQPALELREETQTPHSNVAVIPEKQLVEKKSPDKTESSLQVITVTSEQCNTNALTNIQTKGRKIRRHKKEKEEKKRKKPVSQSLEFPTIYSPYRPYRCVHQGCFAAFTIQQNLILHYQAVHKSDLPAFSAEVEEESEAGKESEETETKQTLKEFRCQVSDCSRIFQAITGLIQHYMKLHEMTPEEIESMTASVDVGKFPCDQLECKSSFTTYLNYVVHLEADHGIGLRASKTEEDGVYKCDCEGCDRIYATRSNLLRHIFNKHNDKHKAHLIRPRRLTPGQENMSSKANQEKSKSKHRGMKHSRCGKEGIKMLKTKRKKKNNLENKNAKIVQIEENKPYSLKRGKHVYSIKARNDALSECTSRFVTQYPCMIKGCTSVVTSESNIIRHYKCHKLSKAFTSQHRNLLIVFKQCCNSQVKETSEQEGAKNDVKDSDTCVSESNDNSRTTATVSQKEVEKNEKDEMDELTELFITKLINEDSTSVETQAITSSNVSNDFQEDNPCQSERQKASNLKRVNKEKNVSQNKKRKVEKAEPASAAELSSVRKEEETAVAIQTTEEHPASFDWSSFKPMGFEVSFLKFLEESAVKQKKNIDKDHPNTGNKKGSHSNSRKNIDKTAVTSGNHVCPCKESETFVQFANPSQLQCSDNVKIVLDKNLKDCTELVLKQLQEMKPTVSLKKLEVHSNDPDMSVVKDISIGKATGRGQY comes from the exons atttcagaAGTTGATTGCAAAGATGCACTGGAAATGATCTGTAACTTAGAATCTGAGGGTGATGAAAAAAGTGCTCTTGTCTTATGTACTGCATTTTTGTCACGTCAGCTCCAACAAGGAGATATGTACTGCGCTTG ggaactTACTCTCTTTTGGAGTAAATTACAACAAAGAGTAGAACCATCTATACAAGTGTACCTTGAGAGGTGTCGTCAACTTTCTTTGTTAACGAAAAcagtatatcacattttcttcctgATTAAAGTTATTAATTCAGAG ACTGAAGGGGCTGGACTTGCTACCTGTATAGAACTGTGTGTAAAAGCTCTTCGCTTGGAGTCTACAGAAAATACTGAAGTGAAAATATCTATTTGCAAGACCATTTCATGTTTGTTGCCTGATGATCTGGAAGTAAAACGTGCTTGTCAACTGAGTGAATTTCTTATTGAGCCTACAGTAGATGCGTATTATGCTGTGGAAATGTTATATAATCAGCCAGACCAGAAATATGATGAAGAGAATCTTCCAATACCAAATTCTCTACGCTGTGAGCTGTTACTTGTATTGAAAACTCAGTGGCCCTTTGATCCAGAATTCTGGGATTGGAAAACCTTGAAACGACAATGCCTTGCATTAATGGGAGAAGAAGCATCCATTGTGTCTTCAATAGATGAACTAAATGACAGTGAAGTATATGAAAAAGTAGACTACCAAGAAGAGAGTAAAGAAACTTCTATGAATGGACTTTCTGGTGGAGTTGGTGCTAATTCTGGCCTTCTTAAAGACATTGGTGATGAAAagcagaagaagagagagataaaACAGTTAAGAGAGAGGGGATTTATATCTGCTAGGTTTAGGAATTGGCAAGCCTACATGCAGTATTGTGTGTTGTGTGACAAAGAATTCCTTGGTCACAGAATAGTACGACATGCTCAGAAACATTACAAAGATGGAATTTATAGTTGCCCCATATGTGCAAAGAACTTTAATTCTAAAGAAACTTTTGTCCCTCATGTCACACTGCATGTTAAACAATCTAGTAAAGAGAGACTAGCAGCTATGAAACCATTAAGAAGATTGGGAAGGCCTCCAAAGATCACAACTGCCAATGAAAATCAGAAGACTAATACTGTGGCTAAACAGGAGCAGCGACCTATAAAAAAGAATAGTCTCTATTCAACAGATTTTATAGTGTTTAATGACAATGATGGTTCAGACGATGAGAATGATGACAAAGATAAATCCTATGAGCCAGAAGTGATTCCAGTCCAGAAACCAGTACCTGTTAATGAATTTAATTGCCCTGTAACTTTTTGTAAAAAGGGctttaagtactttaaaaatttaattgctCATGTAAAGGGGCATAAAGATAATGAAGATGCTAAGCGCTTTCTTGAAATGCAGAGCAAAAAAGTTATTTGCCAGTACTGTAGGCGGCATTTTGTGAGTGTTACTCATCTCAATGATCACTTACAGATGCACTGTGGCAGTAAACCATATATCTGTATACAGATGAAATGTAAAGCTGGTTTTAATAGTTATGCTGAGCTTTTAACCCACCGAAAGGAGCATCAAGTCTTTAGAGCAAAATGTATGTTTCCTAAATGTGGAAGAATTTTTTCGGAAGCTTATTTACTGTATGATCATGAAGCACAACATTATAATACGTACACTTGCAAGTTCACAGGTTGTGGTAAAGTTTATCGTTCTCAGGGTGAGCTGGAAAAGCATCTGGATGATCACAGTACTCCTCCTGAAAAAGTGCTGCCTCCTGAAGCCCAACTTAATTCATCTGGAGGTTCCATTCAGCCTTCTGAAATGAATCAGAACACAGCAGAGAATACTGAGAAAGAAAGATCTGTGCTTCCTTCAGAAAATAACATTGAAAACAGCTTACTAGCAGATAGAAGTGATGCTTGGGATAAAAGCAAAGCAGAATCAACTGTGACCAAACAAGACCAGATTTCTGCCTCTGAGCTCAGGCAAGTTAATGGACCATTGTCAAATGGTTTGGAAAACTCTGCTACTACTCCTCTACTTCAATCCAGTGAAGTAGCTGTGTCCATTAAGGTGTCTCTCAATCAGGGGATTGAGGATAACTTTGGAAAGCAAGAAAACTCAACTGTGGAAGGCAATGGTGAATCTCTGGTCACAGACTTACATACACCAGTTGAAGATACTTGTAATGATTTATGTCATGCAGGTTTCCAGGAGAGAAAAGAACAAGATTGCTTTAATGAAGCCCAGGTTACTCAGAATTCTTTAGTAAATTCAGAAACTCTCAAAATAGGTGACCTTACCCCACAAAACTTAGAAAGACAAGTGAACAACTTGATGACCTTTTCTGTGCAAAATCAGGCAGGATTTCAAAACAATTTACCAACTTCCAAATTTGAATGTAGAGATAATGTTAAAACATCATCCAATCTTTATAATTTACCTCTTAAGACTTTAGAAAGTATTGCATTTGTTCCACCACAGCCCAATCTAAGTAATTCATTAGGAACCCCATCAGTGCCTCCAAAAGCTCCAGTTCAGAAATTCAGCTGCCAGGTCGAGGGATGTACTCGAACCTATAACTCTTCACAGAGTATTGGGAAACACATGAAGACAGCACACCCTGACCAATATGCTGCATTTAAAATGCAgcgcaaaaataaaaaaggtcagAAAGCTAACAACTTAAATACACCAAATAATggaaaatttgtttattttttgccatcACCGGTGAACAGCtcaaataatgcattttttacaTCACAGACCAAAGCCAATGGGAATCCTACTTGTTCGGCCCAGTTGCAGCATGTCTCGCCTCCCATTTTTCCAGCTCATTTAGCAAGTGTGTCAACTCCATTGTTGTCCTCAATGGAAAGTGTCATAAATCCAAATATAACTTCTCAGGATAAAAATGAACAAGGTGGTATGTTATGTTCCCAAATGGAAAATTTACCTAATACTGCCTTGCCAGCACAAATGGAAGATCTAACCAAAACAGTTCTGCCTTTGAATATTGACAGTGGCTCagatcctttccttcctttacCTGCAGAAAGTAGTTCAATGTCTCTCTTCCCTTCACCAGCAGATAGTGGGACTAATTCTGTTTTTTCCCAActggaaaataatacaaatcatTATTCCTCACAGATGGAAGGAAACACTAATTCCTCCTTTCTAAAGGGGGGTAATGGTGAAAATGCAGTTTTTCCTTCACAAGTGAATGTTGCAGATAACTTCAGTAGCCCCAATGACCAACAGTCTGCacctgaaaaagttaaaaaagaccGTGGGCGGGGCccaaatgggaaagaaagaaaacctaagcaCAACAAAAGGGCTAAATGGCCTGCAATTATCAGAGATGGGAAATTTATCTGTAGCAGGTGTTACAGGGCTTTTACTAATCCCAGATCACTGGGTGGGCACTTATCCAAGCGATCTTACTGTAAACCACTGGATGGAGCCGAAATTGCTCAAGAACTTCTACAGAGTAATGGACAGCCTTCTCTTCTTGCCAGCATGATTCTTTCCACAAATGCAGTAAATTTGCAGCAGCCACAACAATCTACCTTCAATCCAGAAGCATGTTTTAAAGATCCATCATTTCTACAGCTTCTTGCTGCTGAAAATCGCTCGCCAACATTTTTACCAAATACATTTCCTCGACCTGGCGTGACTAACTTTAATACCAGTGTCAGTCAAGAAGGTAGTGAAATTATTAAACAGGCTTTGGAAACTGCTGGCATTCCCAGTACATTTGAGGGTGCCGAGATGCTTTCTCATGTTTCAACAAGTTGTGTCTCTGATACACCACAAGTAAATGCAACAGTGATTCCAAATCCAGCTGTACCACCCCTGTTGCAAACTGTATGCCATCCAAACACCTTGCTGACCAACCAGAATAGGACATCAAACTCTAAAACTTCCTCCATTGAGGAATGTAGCACCTTGCCTGTTTTTCCAACGAATGACTTACTACTGAAGACTGTTGAAAATGGTTTGTGCTCTAGTTCATTTCCTAATTCTGGTGGGCCATCACAAAATTTTACCAGTAACAGTTCTCGTGTTTCTGTTATAAGTGGTCCTCAGAACACAAGATCcagtcatttaaataaaaagggaaacagtgcttctaagagaagaaagaaagttgCTCCTCCACTAATCGCACCTAATTCTTCCCAAAACTTGGTAACAAGTGACTTAACAACAATGGGACTCATAGCAAAGAGTGTTGAAATCCCAACTACTAACCTTCACTCAAATGTAATTCCAGGTTGTGAACCTCAGACTTTGGTGGAAAATCTAACACAGAAATTAAATAATGTTAACAATCAGTTATTTGTGACTGAtgtaaaagagaattttaaaaccaaTGTTGAGTCCCATACAGTGTTAGCCCCTTTaacattaaaaactgaaaatggtgATTCCCAAATGATGGCTTTGAATTCATGCACAACTTCAATAAATTCTGATTTGCAGATTTCTGAAGACAATGTTATACAAAACTTTGAGAAGACTCTTGAAATTATTAAAACTGCTATGAATTCTCAAATACTTGAGGTAAAAAGTGGATCTCAGGGTGCTGGTGAAACATCACAAAATGCtcaaataaattataacattCAGCTTCCTTCAGTAAACACTGTGCAAAATAACAAATTACCTGATTCTTCTCAGTTTTCCTCCTTTATAAGTGTCATGCCAACAAAAAGTAACATTCCTCAGTCTGAAGTATCACATAAGGAGGATCAAATACAGGAGATTTTAGAAGGCTTACagaaactaaaattagaaaatgaccTGTCCCCTCCAGCATCCCAGTGTGTACTGATAAATACATCAGTAACACTGACTCCCACGCCTGTTAAATCAACTGCAGATGTCACAGTTGTTCAGCCAGTTTCTGAAATGATAAACATTCAGTTTAATGACAAAGTTAATAAACCCTTTGTGTGTCAAAACCAAGGCTGTAACTACAGTGCTATGACAAAGGATGCACTATTTAAGCACTATGGTAAAATTCATCAGTACACTCCAGAAATGATTCTTGAAATTAAGAAGAATCAATTGAAATTTGCTCCCTTTAAATGTGTAGTACCTACATGTACAAAAACATTTACAAGAAATTCTAACCTCCGGGCACACTGTCAATTGGTGCATCATTTTACAACTGAAGAAATggtaaagttaaaaattaaaaggccTTACGGAAGAAAATCTCAGAGTGAAAATTTGTCGGCCCCACGAAGTACACAAGTGAAAAAACAGCTAGCTAtgacagaggaaaataaaaaggaatctcAGCCTGCTTTAGAATTGAGAGAAGAGACCCAAACTCCCCACAGTAATGTAGCAGTGATCCCAGAAAAACAACttgtagaaaaaaaaagccctgacAAAACAGAAAGTTCTTTACAAGTGATTACAGTTACTTCAGAACAATGTAATACAAATGCACTCACAAACATACAAACCAAAGGACGGAAAATTAGGaggcataaaaaagaaaaggaggagaaaaaacgAAAGAAGCCAGTTTCCCAATCCCTTGAGTTTCCAACAATATACAGTCCTTACAGACCATATCGATGTGTTCACCAGGGATGCTTTGCTGCCTTTACAATACAGCAAAACTTGATTCTCCATTACCAGGCTGTACACAAATCAGATCTACCTGCATTTTCAGCAGAGGTCGAAGAGGAAAGTGAAGCTGGTaaagaaagtgaagaaactgaaactaAACAAACTTTGAAAGAATTTCGATGTCAGGTAAGTGACTGTTCTCGAATTTTCCAAGCAATTACTGGCCTAATACAACACTACATGAAACTTCATGAAATGACTCCTGAAGAAATTGAAAGTATGACTGCTTCAGTGGATGTTGGGAAATTTCCGTGTGACCAGTTAGAGTGTAAATCTTCATTTACTACGTATTTGAACTATGTTGTTCATCTAGAGGCAGACCATGGAATTGGACTAAGGGCAAGTAAAACCGAAGAAGATGGTGTATACAAATGTGATTGTGAAGGCTGTGACCGTATATATGCAACCCGGTCAAATCTCCTCCGACACATTTTTAATAAGCATAATGACAAACATAAGGCTCATTTGATTCGCCCAAGAAGATTAACACCTGGCCAGGAAAATATGTCAAGCAAAGCAAACCAGGAAAAATCGAAGTCTAAACATCGGGGGATGAAACACAGCAGATgtggaaaggaaggaataaaaatgcttaagaccaaacgaaagaaaaaaaacaatttagaaaacaaGAATGCAAAGATTGTGCAGATTGAAGAAAATAAGCCTTATTCTCTGAAACGTGGGAAGCATGTATATTCTATAAAGGCTAGAAATGATGCCCTGTCTGAGTGTACAAGCAGATTTGTAACCCAGTATCCATGTATGATAAAGGGATGTACTTCGGTTGTTACAAGTGAAAGCAATATAATTAGACATTATAAGTGCCATAAATTATCTAAGGCATTTACATCACAACACCGAAATCTTCTTATTGTATTCAAACAGTGTTGCAACTCACAAGTAAAGGAAACGTCTGAGCAAGAAGGTGCTAAGAATGATGTGAAAGATTCTGACACGTGTGTATCAGAGAGCAATGATAATTCAAGAACAACAGCTACAGTTTCACAAAAGgaagttgaaaaaaatgaaaaagatgaaatgGATGAACTAACAGAATTGtttattacaaaattaataaatgaagataGCACAAGTGTAGAGACGCAGGCTATTACTTCTTCAAATGTGAGTAACGATTTTCAGGAAGATAACCCCTGCCAGtcagaaagacaaaaagcaaGTAATTTGAAGAgagttaataaagaaaaaaatgtctcacaaaataaaaaaaggaaagttgaaAAAGCTGAACCAGCATCGGCAGCTGAGTTAAGTAGCGTGCgtaaagaagaagaaactgcTGTTGCCATTCAAACCACTGAGGAGCATCCTGCGTCTTTTGACTGGAGCTCTTTTAAGCCAATGGGATTTGAAGTATCATTTCTGAAGTTTCTTGAGGAGTCTGCagtgaagcagaagaaaaatattgacaaaGACCATCCAAATACTGGAAACAAAAAAGGATcccattcaaattcaagaaaaaatattgataAGACTGCTGTGACTAGTGGAAATCATGTATGTCCTTGTAAAGAAAGCGAAACGTTTGTACAGTTTGCCAATCCATCACAGCTTCAGTGCAGTGATAatgtaaaaattgttttagaCAAGAATCTTAAAGATTGCACTGAGCTTGTCTTAAAGCAGCTTCAGGAAATGAAACCTACCGTCAGTCTGAAAAAACTTGAAGTACATTCAAATGATCCAGATATGTCTGTTGTGAAAGATATCAGTATAGGTAAAGCCACAGGCAGAGGTCAGTACTGA